Sequence from the Pan paniscus chromosome 12, NHGRI_mPanPan1-v2.0_pri, whole genome shotgun sequence genome:
catagtaaatgctcaataaatatttttgaatcctTGAGTGAACAAAAAGTGCTAGGCATCACTGGTGTGGGCcttgggaagaaaacaaaatattacctCACTCCGAGTAGAGTATATTGTTTCTACAAATGGgatcagaaaaggaaacagagaatatcaaaaacaaacttaacctggccgggcgcggtggctcacacctgtaatcccagcacttcaggaggcagaggtgggcggatcacgaggtcaggagatcgagaccatcctggctaacacggtgaaaccccatctctactaaaaatacaaaaaaattagccgggcgtggtggcggccgcctgtagttccagctactcgggaggctgaggcagaagaatggcatgaacccgggaggcagagcttgcagtgagcggagatcgcaccactgcactccagcctgggtgacagagcgagactccatctcaaaaaaaaaaaaaaaaaaaaaaaaacacttaacctAGCTTAAATAGTCCCCAGTGCCCAGTTCTCTCTCAAGTTCTACTTGCTGGTTAGGTTACTATGTTTCAGGAAAGACAGACCAGAGCTACCCAATGACAGGCTGCTAAAAACTCAAGAACATGGTTTGATACAAAGACCATTGAAAATTGGGATTCACTGATGCCTGTGGGACCATGGCAAggaattaacttttatttaataaaaatatttttaggaaaataaagtATTATATAACTGGAAAAGTGAAGCTATTTATAGGGTGATCATATTCTGAGTTTGCTTGGGATAGTCCCAATTtatacctgttgtcccagcatAACTACTAATAGTCACCCCTATAACCTGCAAAAAAGTTCTGATTGGAATAACtcttattttattacataaatctTACCAAATCTCAATATTTACAAAAAGTTTGAGCATTCTGACTATCCCCTGGCAATTTgtgcattttgtttcattttgctgtGATATAGTTTTCAATATGAAACATGGTTAACGCAGAATTGAAAGACacaagaaaattaacaagaacaaTCATCCTACACCTATTAATTGCATAGCTGTTTTGCACCAAGCATTTCTTTGCACCAGGTACACAAGTTTCGTGTACCCCATATCTCTAGTCTTCCCAATAACCTTGGGAGATTGCATCATCttgttacagaagaggaaacagggtTAGAGAGGTTAACACCTAACACAGAATGAACAGGAGGTAGATTCTGGAAATGTGACTTATTCCAAAGCTCATTAGTGTCCACACCGATGCTTGCTGCTAGACACTGAGACTCACTGAGATTCCCCAGGTGCAGGCTCTCAGAACATTCCCATATACCAGCCAGAGGGAGCCCCAGAGCTTTCAGTAAGAACCATTTTTAGCCATGCCAAAGAACAACCCTCTTAAATCAGTTGGAAAACACAGCTCATAATGTCTCTATTTAATTAGAACTACATCTGAAGcaggaatggaaaaacattacatAGTATTtagtaacaaaaaaacaaaactaaagccATGTGACTTTTGTGGTATCATTGAGGTCGTCTTGGATTTGGTTTCTTCATGGATAATGAAAGTAGTATTAGAATCATAGTCTCTGGGCCTTCCCAGATCTAAACCTTTTAGGGCTGGAGCTATGACTCACCTAGAGTAATAAATTCTATTACCCGGGTAATAGGATATTGCTTGCCCAAGTATGTGTAGGATGCATGACAAGTATAGTTCCCTCTATGCTTTTCAGCCACATTCATCACGATGAGCCTATCTTTGACTCCACTAAAGTGTATATTGTCAAGAAGTAGAGGTTTGCAATCCTAGATAAAGGGAGAGAGAAGCATTGAAAACCAATAACCAATAACTTTCCCCAATCTACCGTCAAAGGAGCTCCATTTTTTTCACCTTagcaaatgttatatttttagaaagtgaCTGGAAAAGTTCCTTACATATAGTAAGTTTTAATACTGGCTTTTTGGAAACAGTTAACTATATTCCTATGACATTAAGTTTTCAAGTCTATGAGACTAGTACTATAAAGTGAAGGCCAATTTATTTTGCAAGAAAAAcatgtttgaaaaaaatgttaacactATATAGTTTCTTAACAATACTGCACTTCATTGATATTACGTATTTAGTACGTCTTAAGCTCTACAAGATGATTCCCCATTTAAGTTCCATCAGACTAGGTAGATTAAAGGTACCAAAACATGGGGTGTTCCATGGAAAGCTAGTCAACCCACTTTTCAGACAGTTATGGAAACTAGCAGGTTATTTGAAGACCATATCTTCAATAAAACACACATAGTATGTTTTGTAATAAATAGTTACATCTTCAATACCTTAAGCTTATAATCAGCCTTCTCTTTAAACATCTATTTCTAGTACTTTTCTCAATTACatcttattaaattaaataaaaacaacagcaaacaaatttcTAGTTAAGCTTCAAATTAAGTGAATGCAGTCTTACAATTCTTTTTAGGTTCCCTATCAAGTTTCACcattaaagagaaaacaatatacaaaataaaaaggtaCTTTGCAGATACATTCTATTGTCCAGggaactattttattttctggaaaggtgaaatgtcatatttaaaataaaattaccttatACCACTGTAATTTAGGTaactcattattttcatttttaaaaaactccatATAAGGGCACACAAGTCCTCCGTCTCCTGCAACGGGTAGTTTCTGCTTAAATATGGCTTGTGCATTATAACATAAGTTAGGCTCATTCTCCACAAATTTTGCAGTTATTTTAATTCTGAGGCAGTAAgatgaatttctaaaataaaataaaataggtaagttaagcattattaaaattatttctgtccTTAACAACTGCAGGAAACTAGAACATGTTTGTAACATACTAATTCCTCTCTTACCTTACCACGCAATAGTAATGTCCTGAATCCTCCACCTTAGCAGGAACAAACCAAAGTTTCTCTTTGTGTTGCTGAATCCTGGAGGCTTGTTCTGTAGATACAGGTGTCTTGCTGTCATCTTTATACCAAGTTATAGTGCCTTTGTGTTCATTTGGGTTAAGAGGACAGGGACGAACATCAATTTCATTTGCAGATgacactaaaattattttttcttcacgtTCCTTGCATTTATCTTTAAAAGGAAGAAGGGTGGAAGCAATTTACATAAAAATCTGCCAGTGTGTCTTGATTTAATATCTACGAAGAAACACATTGATTATTAAATACATCCATTCACATTACATATAAAAGCTTTACAGCCTTGTGATAAGATCATTATCTGGGGAGTCTGGGAAGCATATTCAAGTCCAGCTGCATCACTTACTGCCTGTGTGCTGTACCcctggcaagttatttaacatccTTCACCCTCTTTTCACTCATCTAAAAAGTGGGGATAATGTACGAGGAGAGACATGCCTTTCAGTACAAGATGGAGTAATAGAAACTGGATTTACCTTCCCACATGAACAactaaaaaatggacaaaatatatgaaacaacagtATTCAAGACATTGAACATCAGAAAACAAAGGAGAGAAATCCCAGAAAGACGGAGAAGAAAGGAGGTGTCCAAAATTACAGCTAGGCCATGACATTGCCGAGAAAAAACACAGGCAAAGCCCAGTGAGTTGAGGAGATGGAGCTGAGAACCTGGGTAGAAAAGTTTGCAGGGCAGAGTACCCAAGTACTTAGAGCTGCATAATGACAAGGAGAAAGAGTCTCAGGATAACTGAGAGTCTCCCCCAAGTTTTCAGCTGAGTAACAGTCAGTGTAAGCATATAAGAAAATGACCCAAGGCTAGAGGGAAGATTGCCAAACGAACTGGAGGGAGTAACACATGGAGCACACCCAATGCTGGGAACAGTTGCTGTTCCCAACAGCCAGAGTGGAAAGCCTCATTAATGATAAGACATCAGGCAGAGTACCCAGAAGGGTTCTGACTCAGTCATTAGGGAAAATTAGGCCAAGAATAAACTTTTTCCTGATCCTAATAAAGcttaaaagcaagacccaaaAGGATTAAACCATTTCCAAGAAACAATCATGTGgcagaacaaagctcaagaacaTTCTGGGGAATACGAAAATATCCAGcacccaacatggtaaaatccacAATGTCTAACATCCAAAAAAATAATtaggcatgcaaagaagcagTAACATACAACCAAcgataaggaggaaaaaaatcgaTCAGTCAAAACTGACCCAGAAATGACACAGACAATAGgcctaataaatttaaaaattaacatagttTATTACTATTGTATTCCATTTATTCAAGATGCTACAGGAAAGATCAAACATGATTAGTGAAGACatgaaagagattttaaaaaacttttagagATGAAAACAATAATGTTGAGTTACAAAAAACAATGGATGGGATTCACGGCAGATTTGatactgcaggaaaaaaaaagatgagtgaacttgaagacacagcattagaaattatccaaaattaagcacagagaagaaaataacagaataaaatggGCAGGGAATTATTTTACTTAGGACAACTTCAATACATGTAATATGAatcactgaagaagaaaaatgtggaaaacagaaaacatatttgaagttTTTCAAGATGTGACAAAAATGATGTATACATAGGCCCCCAAATCACAATGAACCCCAAGCAAAAGAAACATAAAGCAAACTACAaacacataataataaaattgtttaaaaccaGTGACAAAGATAAAATCTTCTATGTAGCCAGGGAGAAATGACACAATTATTGCAGAGGACAAAGACAAAAAACGATGCAGCTTTCTTTCCAAAAAcaatacaagccagaagagagcaaAACAATATcgttaaagtactgaaagaaaaagtcTACCTAGAATTCCATATCccgtgaaaatatatttaaaatttaggaaaaaatactGACTTTTTCAGATTTGCCAAAGCTGTAAAATGTCATCACCAGTAGACCTGCAttacaagaaatatttaattccTTCAAAAAGCACAATATTCTAAGATGAGAATGAATCTATGCAAAAGAACGAATAGCAACAAAAATGGGTAATTATAAGATcatctttcttattatttaaatctctttaaagaaaactgagtgtttaaataaaaaataataaaacgctataaagtttaaaacaaataagGAAGTAACATATATGGAAATAATAGGGCAAAGTTCAAGAAAGGAGAAATGGGTATATACTCTTAACTTTGTATACTATATGTGAAACTGTATAGTGTTACCTGAAGGCAGACAGAGATAACTTAGAGATGGCTATTTAAGCCCCAGAGCAGTCattaaaaaacacatacacaacaAACCGTTATGACTAAAAAGCCAAAAAGCGAAATAAAATGAATCCTAAAAATGCCAATTAATCTAAAAGgcagcaaaaaaagagaaaaaaataacagaattgatgggacaaatagaaaaacaaatagcaagatccCAGAATTAAACCCTAATATATGAATAATCACACTAAAATTTCAAATAGTCTAAACACTCTCGTTGAAAGGCGGAAATGATCAGATTGGCTAAAGAAAGGCCCAACTATGTGGTGCCTAACATAAACACATACACCTACATAcagacattttataaataaaggtaaaaacagattaaaaagaaaagaaaaacatttgccAGGCTAACActcatgaaaagaaagtttgattAATTAGCTAGGGTtaaccatttcacaatgtatacatataccaaaacatcacattgtacactgtaaatatacACGATTTTGTCAACTATaccttaataaaaattaattagttaAAGCTTGAGTGACTATTATTATCAAAGTAGattttacagtaaaaatattacaagaaaaaaggggcatttcataaaaataaagaagtcggccaggcgtggtggctcatgcctgtaatcccagcactttgcgaggctgaggcgggcgagtcacctgaggtcaggagtttgagaccagcctggccaacatggtgaaactccatctctactaaaatacaaaaaaaattagccaggtgtggtggtgggcacccgtaatcctagctacttgggaggctgaggcacaagaatcacttgaacccagtaggcagaggttgctgtgagccgagattgcaccactgcactccagcctgggcgacacagagagacTTTTGtcccaaaaatgaataaataaataaataaattttaaaaaaataaagaagtcatTAATCAACAGGAACACAATAATACCAAATGTTTATGTAGCTGCTAACAGTGCTTCAAAatgcatgaagcaaaaactgacagaactgcaAGAACTAGAGAAACTGGTTCTGCAAGAAACTAGAGAAACCCCACTCACAAGGACCGACAGAACAAGCAATAAAATTAAACGGATAATCAGTAACAACatagaagatttgaacaacactatcaaccaatTTGACATAATTGATATTTGCAGAAAATTCCAACCAACAACAGTAGAacattacattctttttaaagTGCACACACAAAACTTAGCAAATTTTCCATATTCTTCCCCATAACCCAAGACtcagtaaatttaaaaggattcaaATTAGACAAAACTTATTCTCTGGTGACAATGGAATTagattagaaatcaataatagaaagatATCTAAGGAATCCCTATATATTTGAAAACTAACATACTCCTAAATAACTCATGAGTCAAAGAAatcaaaaagaatataaagtattTGTATCTGAATGATAAGGaaaacataacatatcaaaacttatggCATTCAATGAAAGCAGTACTTAGAGGGAAACTGCTAGCCTTAAatgcctatatattttttaaaaatttcaaattgatGACTTGAGCTTCTACcttaactagaaaaagaacaaagtaattCCAAAGTAAGCAGCAAGCAGAGATTCTATGCCTGGGTCTTCATTTACGAAGGTGACTGAGTGACAAAACAGAGACTAATGCAATTGAAAGATTTGTATTACTTAGTGGTTCGGACAGAAGGGGTGTGCCATACCACACAAAACCACAGGGAGAATCACCAGATTGGGTTAGGCGGCAGaagcagaaacaaaaggaaagccTAGGCCAGCATCTTTACTGGGGTTCCCATGGGAAAGGCAAGGCAGGGCAGCATGAACAGTTTCAGATTGGCCCATTTGAACCATTTTTGCAGGCTTTGGGCATAGAGGCTGTCCCTAGTTCTCTGGTACCTAGCCCTGTGTTGATTGAGGCTGGGGTAACATTGGTTTGGGTGTGTGAGAGTTGGATAAGGAGGTGAGTGGGGTACCGTCTTGGGTCAAGCAGTCTCACATGAAGGGCAAGCTGTAAGCTGTCCACAACACACCTAGGAACTGCTTAGCCCCTGGTGGAGCAGTCTCTCCCTAGATATGAAACATCTTCCAGAATGTCAAAATATGGtaagatacagaaaataaaaaacataattaataTAGCAGAAGTAAGAAGAAAATAGTAATATAGATCAGagaggaaatcaatgaaatagaaaacagaagaacaatgaagaaaaatcaaagataCCAAAAGCAGATTCTttcataaaatcaataaaattgataaatctttagccagactaatcaggaaaaaaaagagatgacatctcttttttaaatagtttgtaaAGGGTAGTGAGGGAATATTATAAACAAtgttatgccaataaatttaatAACGTAAATGAAATGAGCAAATTTTCCAGACTATTAAAGCTCCATTGAGAAGAAGTAGATAGCCTGGATTGCCCTATATCTATTAATACTATTTTCTAttcaaagaaattgaatttgcaAGATTTCCAATATGGTGGAGTGGGGGTCTCATAAATCATTCCTCCATAAAGGCAACAAAAAGACtggcaaaaaatttcaaaaatcaaaggCTTGCAGTAACCAGAAGAGCATTTACtagaaaataaggaaacaaacagaaacacgCCAAATCACGGATCAGCAGGGTTTGTAGCTTTATAACTTAAATGACTTCCATCCTACTCTTCCCAGCTCTAAAACAGCCATGAATATCAAGAGCTTTGCAGACACAAAGGCTTTGAAAACCAGCAGGCTTGCAAGAAGAGAGAGGGTTTGGAGCTCCTCGAAAAGTCCCATTTCCAGAGCACTGCCACTCTTTGACTTGACTGGCAGATCCTCAAAGTCACATTCATAGGGTGGTGGTGTTATTGACCTCACCAAGAGCTCCACAGCAAAAGCACTATCCCCAAGGCGTTTGCTGGAAAAACTCAGTGTTAATTGTTTTTTACAACTGCCTAAAGCTGCAATACCAGAGCCATAACCTCCAGAGGGCTTTGAAAAGCTCTGACACATTCCTGGGAAACCCAGAAGGGTACGCATGTATGCAGGGCTGTGTGCATGCCCAGGAAATTGCATAGAAGGCACCAGGCTCTCATTTCTGGATGACTCTGAGGTCATACacaagcaggaagtgaaggctaaggcCTTAAACAGCCTTAATGTTGAAGGTATGCTCCAACACACGTGGAGCCCCTCAGCAAAGGGGAGAAAACTCACTGGACCAAGGAATTTAAGTCAATCTCTGGCTCAGTCCTTAAAGTTCTTATCTTTCCTAACTACACTCCATGATCCCATTCAGTCTCATGGTTCTCATACCAGCCGCTTGCTGAGGTCTCCAATTTTATATATTCAACCCAGACCTTTCCCTCAGGCTGTAGACTGCCTAGTCAAAGTCACCTTTTAAACAACTAATGGACAGCTAAACTTAACACATCCAGTCTGAAAACCTGATCTTCCCCATCTCATCAATGGCAATTTCACCTTGTGTTTGAGCAGGCCAAAATTTCCTGAGATAAttcttgattcttctctttccctcacATCTCACATCTGACCCAACTCCAGATCCCTCTTGGTTCTGTtcccaaaatatttcaaaatttgtcTACTTCTCACTTCTCCTTGCCACCCTTTGACAAGCCATCAACATTTCTTGCCTAGAGAAAGCCATCATCATGGCTTGCCTCTTCACTGgcttctctatttctctctttggCTCCCTCGGATCTATTCTCAAAACAGGAATCAAAACGTTAAGTCAGATCACCTCTCTGGTCTTAAACAAAGAACCCTGAAGTCTTCCCATCCCAGCCAGACTACAAGCCAAGACCCTAAAAAAGGGCGCAACATTCTATATAATCAACCCTCTGCCATCCCCCCATTACCCAGACAGCCTGGTCCCTTATGACTTCCCTCATCTCTCACTATGCTCCAGACATGCtgatatttttattctgaaaGCCTGCCAAATACTCttggcctctgggcctttgcacgtGCTGACTGGAATATTTCCACACCCCAATCTGATATCCAAATAGctctcttttccccttccttAAGGTCAACTCAAAAGTCAGCTTCTCAGGGAGGTTTTTTTCTGGCCACACTCAAAAAATTAACCTTCTGCCCACTCTAATGCCAAAACCTTatactcttttttcctccttttttcctccctatACTTGCCATCATATGACACAATATATGTCTACTTATCTGTTATCTCTCTCTTCTACAAGAATATAAACCCTATGCAGGCAGGTATTTCTGTGTGCACTGTTCCCTGCTGTATCCCCAGTAGCTAGCACctggcaaaaagagaaaagattagagaaaatgaagaaatggaaaggaacagaaaaagaagtgTATCTTGATGACTTCCAGCTGTGGGTTCATAAAGACTATGCATAATATCTCCTCCAAATGAAAGTCAGAATTTCCCATATCACACTTTCAACCAGCAGCCAAATGGAAAGAGGCCTGGACCTAGATTGGAGACCTAGATTTTAGCTTTTGTTCCAAAACTAGCTACATGACCTTGGGCTCTCAGCCTcactaggcctcagtttcccactcTATATGGGAGAGAATGAGACGAAGTTACTGAGAGGAACTTCCAGCAGTACAGGTCTATGACCAGGAGGCTCTGTGCCCAGAGATTCAACAGAGACGAGTATGAGAAATGACTCTGTTAGGGAAGGTACTTCATGTATTCTAAATAACAGATTTTCTTAGCAGATAAGAACACAAAGAAATACTTAACTTACCAGCCTCCAGAGAAGAAATCAGTAGAGCTATGAAACAAATAAGTCTGAGTAACACTTTCATATTCTTCTGGAGAAATGGAGgaatgaaagaaagacaaaagcaaaaatgttacTTTTCCAGCAAATCTCTAAAACTAAATATACCGACACTGGCCCtgtccccaccctcacccccaagtCACACTGATGAATTGGTTTTTCTACATCATGAATGTTATCATATTT
This genomic interval carries:
- the IL1R1 gene encoding interleukin-1 receptor type 1 isoform X2, producing MKVLLRLICFIALLISSLEADKCKEREEKIILVSSANEIDVRPCPLNPNEHKGTITWYKDDSKTPVSTEQASRIQQHKEKLWFVPAKVEDSGHYYCVVRNSSYCLRIKITAKFVENEPNLCYNAQAIFKQKLPVAGDGGLVCPYMEFFKNENNELPKLQWYKVILF